The following coding sequences lie in one Spinacia oleracea cultivar Varoflay chromosome 1, BTI_SOV_V1, whole genome shotgun sequence genomic window:
- the LOC110787463 gene encoding indole-3-glycerol phosphate synthase, chloroplastic — MEGVMALMRPMPVSPKQGVTSPRTSVRRSTPCISTDFSKRNGCLIRAQQLDSTEASTTVPPPVSDSKDNALQLKEWEVGKLQEKVAASQGITIRRRPPTGPPQHYVGPFEFRIQSEGNTPRNILEEIIWHKDVELAQWKERKPLVSLKKALDVAPPTRDFIGALRAAQQRTGLPGLIAEVKKASPSRGVLREDFNPVEIAKAYEKGGAACLSVLTDEKFFQGSYENLAAIRDAGIKCPLLCKEFIVEAWQLFYARTKGADAVLLIASVLTDLDIKYMTKICKILGLAALVEVHTEREMDRVLGIEGIQLVGINNRDLETFTVDISNTRNLLDARRTKIIREKGIIVVGESGLFTPADIAYVQDAGVEAVLVGESLIKQPDPAEGIAKLFGKDISI, encoded by the exons ATGGAGGGTGTTATGGCACTGATGCGGCCAATGCCTGTATCCCCCAAGCAAGGGGTTACATCACCTCGAACCTCTGTCAGAAGATCAACTCCTTGTATTTCAACGGATTTTAGTAAACGAAATGGTTGTTTGATTCGAGCTCAACAG CTTGATTCAACAGAAGCATCTACTACAGTTCCTCCACCTGTGAGTGATTCCAAAGACAATGCCCTACAACTAAAAGAATGGGAGGTAGGGAAGTTACAAGAGAAAGTAGCTGCTAGCCAAGGGATAACAATCAGAAGACGGCCACCAACAGGGCCCCCTCAGCACTATGTGGGCCCTTTTGAGTTCCGTATACAAAGTGAAGGCAATACTCCGCGAAATATCTTGGAAGAAATCATATGGCACAAGGACGTGGAACTCGCACAG TGGAAAGAGAGAAAGCCCCTCGTTTCTTTGAAGAAGGCTCTTGATGTTGCTCCTCCAACTAGGGATTTCATTGGTGCTCTAAGAGCAGCTCAACAGAGAACAGGATTGCCTGGTTTAATTGCAGAGGTTAAAAAGGCTTCACCAAGTAGAGGTGTTTTGAGAGAAGACTTCAATCCg GTTGAAATAGCGAAAGCTTATGAGAAAGGTGGAGCTGCATGTCTGAGTGTTCTCACAGATGAGAAGTTTTTTCAA GGAAGCTATGAGAATCTGGCGGCTATACGTGATGCTGGAATTAAG TGTCCCTTGTTATGCAAAGAGTTCATAGTGGAAGCTTGGCAACTATTCTATGCTAGGACTAAAGGGGCAGATGCAGTTCTCTTGATTGCTAGCGTTCTGACTGATCTTGATATCAAGTACATGACCAAGATATGCAAAATACTGGGTCTAGCAGCACTTGTTGAg GTGCATACTGAAAGGGAAATGGACCGTGTGCTTGGAATAGAAGGGATTCAACTGGTGGGAATCAATAATCGTGATCTTG AGACGTTCACTGTTGATATTAGTAATACAAGAAATCTTCTTGATGCAAGACGTACAAAAATCATCCGTGAAAAGGGCATTATT GTGGTTGGTGAGTCTGGACTTTTCACTCCTGCTGATATTGCTTATGTACAAGATGCTGGGGTCGAAGCG GTCTTGGTTGGTGAATCCCTGATAAAACAACCAGATCCAGCCGAAGGGATTGCTAAACTTTTTGGTAAAGATATTTCTATATGA